The following is a genomic window from Gemmatimonadales bacterium.
GAGTCCCGCGCCGCGTCCTGCCGGTCCGGCGCGCTCGCCGGCGTTACCCGCGCCGTCGGGGCGGCGCCAAACGAGCCGCTCGGATCGAGAGACCGCGCAAACTCCGCCGCGCTCAGGAAGCGATCGGCTGGCGCGCGGGCGAGCGCGCGCTCGACCGCCCGCTCCACCGCCTCGGGCACAGTCGCGCGCAGCGTATGCAGCGGACGCGGCGTCTCGGTGAACCGCTGCACCAGCACGGCTTGCGCCGTGGGCCCGGTGAACGGCGTCTGCCCCGCGAGCATTTCGTACAGCACGGCGCCGAGCGAATAGATGTCGGTGCGGCCGTCGAGATCGCGCTCGCCGCTCGCCTGCTCGGGGCTCATGTAGGCCGGCGTGCCGACCGTGAGGCCGGTCTCGGTCAGGTGATCGCCCGATTCGGCGCCGAGCGCCTTCCCGATCCCGAAGTCGGCGACCAGCGCGTGGGAGCCGCTGAGAAGGATGTTCTCGGGCTTGATGTCCCGGTGCACCACGCCGTGGCGATGAGCGTACTCGAGCGCGTCTGCCGCCTCGCGCGTGATCCGGACCGCATCGTCGACCGGGAGTTGTTTCTCCCGGTTGAGCCGGCCTCGGAGCGTCTCGCCCTCGACGTACGGCATGGTGAACCAGAGGAACGGTCCGCCGGAGTCGGCGGGGATCCCGCCGGAGTCGTGGACCGTGAGGATGTGCGGATGCTGGAGCCGCGCGGCGAGCTTGATTTCGCGCTGGAACCGCTCGCCGCCGAGGGCCGCAGCGAGCTCGGGATGGAGCACCTTGAGCGCGACCGGGCGATCGTGCCGGAGATCGCGGGCGAGATAGACCATCGCCATGCCGCCGCGGCCAAGCTCGCGCTCGATCACGTAGCGGTCGGCGAGAGCAGCCGAAAGGCGGTGGGCCAGGTCCGACACGGAGTCCGGGTTGGGGGAGCGGGGCGAAATCAGGCTAAGGGTACAATCCGTAGCTGGGGCCGTCCAGATCCCGCGCGATGTTCGGCTCGACGGAGGTCCGGGCGCGATGTAAACTTCCGCGCACGCATCCACTTCCCTCACCCGCGCGGCCACGATGTCCTACCAGGCCTACAAGGTCATTCATCTGTTCGGGATCTTCCTCGCCTTTGCCGCGCTCGGCGGCGTGGCGCTCGTTGTCGCCAACGGGGCGACGCGCGAGAGCAACGTCGCGCGAAAGCTCGCCGGCATGAGCCACGGCATCGCGATGCTCATCGTGCTCGTGGCCGGTTTTGGCCTCCTCGCGCGGCTCGGCGTGACGCACGGCGGCGCCTTTCCCGGCTGGGTCTGGGGCAAGCTCGTGATCTGGTTGATCGTGAGCCTATTGCTCGCGGTGCCGTATCGCCGGCCGGAGCTCGCGCGCGCCGTATTCTTCGCCATCCCCGTGCTCGGAGGCATTGCCGCCTGGCTCGCGATCTCCAAGCCGTTCTGAGCGGCACGCTCGACGCGGCGCTCGGCGAGGAGCTCGAGCAGCTCCGCAGCGATGGGCTCTACCGCGCACTCCGATCGGTCGAGCGGCGGGGCGGGGCCGAGCTGCTGGTCGATGGGCGGCCCGCACTGGACTTCGCGTCCAACGACTACCTCGGGCTCGCCACCGACGCGCGCGTGGCGGGTGCCATTGCGCGCGCGTTGCGCGGCGGCGGCAGTCAAGTCGGGATCGCCGGCGCCGCCGCGTCGCGCAGCATCTCCGGCAACCACCCGCTCCACGAGCAGCTCGAGCGCGAGCTGGCTCGGCTCAAGGGCGCCGAGGCGGCGCTGCTCTTCGGCTCGGGGTTCGCGGGCAACACCGGCGCGATCCCGGCGCTCGCCGGCCGGGGCGACGTTGTCTATTCGGACGCGCTCAACCACGCGTCGATCATCGACGGCTGCCGGCTCTCGCGCGCCACGGTCCGGCCCTTTCCCCACGCCGATCTCGCCGTGCTTGGCGCGATGCTCGCCGCCGACGGCCGGCACTACCGGCGCCGGTTCATCGTGGTGGAAGGCGTGTACTCGATGGACGGCGATCTCTTCCCGCTCGAGGCGCTCGTTTCACTCGCGCACGCGCACGATGCGTGGATCTACCTCGATGACGCCCACGCGACAGGCGTACTCGGCGCCAGCGGTGCCGGGAGCGCCGAGCACTGGGAGCTCGCTGGCGAGATCGAAGTGACGCTCGGGACTCTGGGCAAGGCGCTCGGCGTCTCCGGCGCGTTCGTCGCGGGCGGCGCCACGCTGCGCGAGTTCCTGCTCAACTGCGCGCGCTCCTTCATCTTCACGACGGCGCCGCCGTCGGCACTCGCAGCAGGCGCGCTCGCGGCGCTCGCGATCTCCCGCGCGGAGCCATGGCGCCGCGAGCGGCTCCGGACCCACGCGGCGCAACTGCGCGAGGGGCTGGAGCGGCTGGGAGGCGCATGCGACGCCCGCCTCCCGCCCGGCGAGCGCCCCGGTCACATCGTGCCGCTCGTCCTGGGCGGTGCCGAGCGCACCGTGCGGCTCGGCGGGCGGCTTGCCGAGCGGGGCTTTCTCGTGGGCGCCGTGCGGCCGCCGACGGTACCGGCGGGAGGCTCGCGGCTCCGCATCACGCTGAGCGCGGCGCACACGCCCGAGCACATCGACGCGCTGCTCGCCGCGCTTCGCGACCTGCTGCCGGGCGCATGAGCGACGCCGCCGAGCGCGCGCAGCTCAACGCCTGGGACGACGCCCACCTCTGGCATCCGTTCACGCCGCAGAGCGTCTACCGCAGCGAAGATCCGCTCATGGTCGTGGCCGGCGACGGCCACTACCTGATCGACGCCGATGGGCACCGCTATCTCGACGGCGTCGCCTCGCTCTGGTGCAATCTCTTCGGCCATCGGCGTCCGGAGATCGACCGCGCCATCCACGAACAGCTCGGCCGGATCGCGCACTCGACGCTGCTGGGCCACGCCAGCGAGCCGGCGGTGCGCCTCGCGAAGCGTCTGATCGACATCGCACCCGAGGGCCTCCCTCGGGTCTTCTTCTCCGACAACGGATCGACCGCGGTCGAGGTGGCGCTCAAGCTCGCCTACCAGTACTGGCAACAGGCGGACGGCGGCCGGCACCGCGCGCGCTCGGCCTTCCTCACGCTCGACAGCGCGTACCACGGCGACACGATCGGATCGGTATCGGCGGGCGGCATCGAGCTGTTCCACGAGCGCTACCGCCCGCTTCTCTTCGAGACGATCCGCGCGCCTTCGCCATACGGCTATCGTTGCCCTCCGGGTCACGATGCCGCGAGCTGGAGCGAGGCGTGCATCGTCGAGCTCGAACGCCTCGTTCTCGCCAACGCCGACCGGCTCGCCGCCGTGGTGATGGAGCCCGGTGTGCAGGGCGCCGCGGGCATGATCGTGCAGCCTGAAGGCTTCGTCCGGCGCGTGCGCGAGATCACCGCCCGCACCGGCACGCTGCTCATCCTCGATGAAGTCGCCGTCGGCTTCGGCCGCTCGGGCCGGATGTTCGCCTCGGAGCGCGAGGGCGTGTCACCCGATCTCCTCTGCCTCGCCAAGGGCCTCACCGGCGGTTATCTCCCGATGGCCGCGACGCTCGCCACCGAGCGCATCTTCGGCGCGTTCCTGGGTCCGCCGGCGGAGGGCCGCACCTTTTTCCACGGCCACACCTACACCGGAAACCAGCTCGCCGCCGCGGCCGCGCACGCCGTGCTCGACATCTTCGAGCGCGACGGCATCGTCGATCGCCTGCCGCGCACCATCGCGCATCTCTCCGCCGAGCTCGAGCGCCTGCGTCCGCTCCCCGCCGTGGGCGACATACGGCAGTACGGCCTCGCCGCCGGCATCGAGCTCGTCGCCGACCGCGCCACCAAAGCACCGTTCCCTTCCGCCGAGCGCCGCGGCATGCAGGTCTGCCGCGCCGCCCGCTCCCATGGCGTCTTCCTCCGCCCCCTCGGCGATGTGATCGTGCTGATGCCCCCGCTCACGATTGCCGACCCGGAAATCACCCACCTGATCGACGCACTTGCCTGCTCGATCCGTGAAGTCTGCTGACAAGGGCGGTAGAGGCGGTATCGCCCTATACTTCGGGCATGGCTGAGTCGATCCGCGAGCTCTTCTTCGGCGGCCCCTCCACCCGCGCGCTGGTCGAGGTCATCGCCCCGCGCCGTACGTTCGAAGACGTGGTGCTTCCACCCGATACGATGGGCGCGCTCAACCACGCGCTCGCCCTCGTCCGGAAGCACGATCTCATCTTCCGCGAATGGGGCCTGGGCGAGCGGCACAGCGCTGGGCTCGGCCTCGCCTTCCACTTTGCCGGACCGCCGGGCACCGGCAAGACGATCTGCGCCGAAGCGCTGGCGTACGCGCTCAATCGGCAATTGCTCGTGGTGCGCTACGCCGAGCTGGAGAGCCGCTGGGTGGGCCAGACGAGCAAGCATGTGGCCGCCGTCTTCCGCGCGGCCGAGCGGCAGGACGCGGTGCTCTTCTTCGACGAGGCCGACGCCATTGCGGGGCGCCGGTTTGCCGCGGCGGCCGCCGGCTCCGAGCGCGAAGCGAACACCGTCGTCAACGTGCTGCTTCAGGAGCTGGACCGCTTCGGCGGCGTCGTCATCTTCGCCACCAATCTCGCCGCCGGCATCGATCCGGCATTCGAGCGGCGGATCCGCACCCACATTCTGTTCGGTTTGCCGGGCATCGAGGAGCGCGCGCGGATCTGGCGGGCGCAGCTCCACCCGCGGAAGACCCCGCTCGCCGATGACGTCAACTTCGAGGCCCTCGCCGAGGAGTTCGCGCGGAGCGGCGGCGACATCAAGAACGCGGTGCTCAAGGCGGCCCAGCTCGCCACGATCGAGCCCGGCCCCGACGCCGCGAAGCGGATCCACCAGCGCCACTTCGAGCAGGGCATGCGCGAGGTGATCGCGGCGGGCGAGGTGATGTCGCAGTCGCTCTTCGAGCAGCCGGGCGGGGCCGCACCGTCGCCGATGGCGGATCTCTGGGAGCGGATGTCGGAGGGACAGGATCGGCTGGAAGGCGAAATGGCGCTGCTGGCCGAGCGGATGGAGGCGCAGGAGACCGGGCAACGCTCGGCGCTCGAGCGGATCGACGCGGGGCGCCGCGAGCTCGACGAGCGCGGGCGCGAGATGCTCGCGACATTTGAGCGCGGCCACCGCCGCGCCATGCGCTGGGCATTCGGGCTCGGCGCGGCAGCGCTCGTGCTCGCCGCGGCGGCGTTCGTGCTGGCGCTCGTGCGCTGAGATCGCGCGCTCACCGCCGCCCAACCAGTACGGAGCCTGGCTGCCATGCCGTCCGGCCCGCTCGCCCGCCTGCGCCGCCTTTGCCTCGCGCTGCCCGAAGGTCATGAGGTCGAAGCATGGGGCGCGCCCACCTTCCGGGTGCGGAACAAACTCTTCGCCATGTACGCGAGCGCCCGTTCCCATCACGGCGGAGGCCGGCCCGCAGTCTGGTGCAAGGCCGCACCGGGCAATCAGGCGCTCATGGTGAAGGTGGCGCCCGCGCGATTCTTCGTACCGCCGTACGTGGGGCCGAGCGGCTGGATCGGCGTGTGGCTGGATGGGCGGGTGGACTGGCGGGAGCTCGCCGGACTGCTCGAGGACAGCTACCGGCTGGTGGCGCCGAGGCGGCTCGCGGCGCGGCTCAGAAGCCCACCATCACCCCGAGCGTAAGCTCGCCGCTGGTATAGACCCCTCGCCGATAGGTGTACTCCCTGCCGCCGGAGTCGCTGAAGAGCGCCTCGGAGCCGCCGGTGCGCGTGGCGCGAAGCCGGCCTTCCACCCGGAAGCCGATGGGCCCCGACAGCCACCGCTTGTATCCGAGCGCGGCGTTGGCCGCGAAGCGGGTGTCGTGGCTCTCCGGATTGGCTGGGTTGGTGCCGCCGACCTCCGGCTCGAATACCGTGACGCCGCCCCCGATCGCGAGGTACAGCGCTTCGATGGGCGATGAGTACGCGAAAATGAGATCGAGGTCGGCCTGGTCGATGTTGATGCTGCCGTCGTTCTGCTCCGTTCCCGCGGCCGAGTCGACCAGAGTGGCGCCCGGTGTTATCCGGGTGTAGCTCGCCTCGACCCCGAAGCCGCTCGAGAGATAATAAGTGAGCCGGGCGCCGCCGGTGAGCTTGTTCCGAGCCTTGACGATGATTCCCTTCGTGGCTGCCACCGAGTAGAGCGTGCTGCCGAAATAGTAGCCGCCAAAGCCGGTCAGCTCCCAGCGCGAATGGGGTTCGTCCTGGGCACGGAGCGGCGACGCGCCCAGAGCGGCCCCTGCAATGAACGCGAGCGTGGCAACACACCGGGAACTGGCTCGGACCACGAGAGTCATGGGCGCTCGGCCGATGATGTCACTGTTGTCGCTCCGGGATCGCCGCTCAATCTAGCGCCTGCTGCGCGCGCCGCTCAGCCCCGCGCCGTCTGCGCGAGCCGGGCCGCCGCCTGGGCGTCCACCAGCCACGTGAGCTCGCCCTGCGCGGGCGCGATGCTCTGGGCTGGCAGCAGCTCCGGCTCGCGCGGGGCTTCCAGCACGCGCGCGAGCGTCTCCGCCTTTCCGGCGCCGGCCACGAGAAAGAGCACATCGCGCGCGGCGTTGAACGCGGGCGGTGTGAGTGTCACGCGCCACATGTCCACGGGTTCCATCCGCTCTGCCAGCGCGAGGCGCACCCGCTCGCGCACAGCCGCATGGCCCGGAAAGAGCGACGCAGTGTGCCCATCGGCGCCCATGCCGAGGAGCACGAGATCGAAGCGCCCCGGCATGTCGCGAAGCAGGCGGTCGTATGCGGCGGCGGCCCCCGTCGGATCATCCTCGCCCCGGATGCGGTGGACGTTTTCGGACGGGACCCGGACTCGATCCAGCAGCGCCTCACGCGCCGTGCGGTAGTTGCTGCGTGGGTCGTCGGGTGGCACGCAGCGCTCGTCGCCCCAGAAGAACTGCACGCGACCCCAGTCAACGCGGCCGGCAAACGCCTCGCTCGCGAGCAACCCGTACGCCGCGCGCGGCGTCTCGCCGCCGGCGAGCACCAGATTGCATCGTCCACGCGCCGCAATCGCCTCGGCGGCGCGGGCCGCGACATGTTCCGCGGCTGTCCGCGCGAGGTCGGCCGCGTCGCGCACAACCCGCACCGCGCTCACGTGCGCGACGAGGAGGCGCTCGTCATGTGCACCACCCCATCCTCCCCAGCGGCAATGACATCGGTGGCGAGCCCGAGGAACAGCCCGTGCGCCGCAACGCCCGCCCGCACGGCCAACGCGGCCGCGAGCTCCGCCGGCCGCGGAATCGGCCCGATGGCGCAATCGACCACGAGATTGCCCTCGTCGGTGAGATACGGGGCGCCGCCGGGCCCGCAGCGCACCACCGGCCGCGCACCGAGCCCGTCGAGAAACTCGACCTGCGCGCGCCAGCCGAACGGCACCACCTCGACCGGAAGGCGCGCGCGGGTGCCGAGCTGGGGTGAGAGCTTGCTCGCGTCCACCACGATGACCTCGCGCCGGCTCGCCTGCGCCACAATCTTTTCCCGCAGCAGCGCGCCGCCCGCGCCCTTGATGAGGTCGAGATT
Proteins encoded in this region:
- a CDS encoding 8-amino-7-oxononanoate synthase; protein product: MDFASNDYLGLATDARVAGAIARALRGGGSQVGIAGAAASRSISGNHPLHEQLERELARLKGAEAALLFGSGFAGNTGAIPALAGRGDVVYSDALNHASIIDGCRLSRATVRPFPHADLAVLGAMLAADGRHYRRRFIVVEGVYSMDGDLFPLEALVSLAHAHDAWIYLDDAHATGVLGASGAGSAEHWELAGEIEVTLGTLGKALGVSGAFVAGGATLREFLLNCARSFIFTTAPPSALAAGALAALAISRAEPWRRERLRTHAAQLREGLERLGGACDARLPPGERPGHIVPLVLGGAERTVRLGGRLAERGFLVGAVRPPTVPAGGSRLRITLSAAHTPEHIDALLAALRDLLPGA
- the bioA gene encoding adenosylmethionine--8-amino-7-oxononanoate transaminase produces the protein MSDAAERAQLNAWDDAHLWHPFTPQSVYRSEDPLMVVAGDGHYLIDADGHRYLDGVASLWCNLFGHRRPEIDRAIHEQLGRIAHSTLLGHASEPAVRLAKRLIDIAPEGLPRVFFSDNGSTAVEVALKLAYQYWQQADGGRHRARSAFLTLDSAYHGDTIGSVSAGGIELFHERYRPLLFETIRAPSPYGYRCPPGHDAASWSEACIVELERLVLANADRLAAVVMEPGVQGAAGMIVQPEGFVRRVREITARTGTLLILDEVAVGFGRSGRMFASEREGVSPDLLCLAKGLTGGYLPMAATLATERIFGAFLGPPAEGRTFFHGHTYTGNQLAAAAAHAVLDIFERDGIVDRLPRTIAHLSAELERLRPLPAVGDIRQYGLAAGIELVADRATKAPFPSAERRGMQVCRAARSHGVFLRPLGDVIVLMPPLTIADPEITHLIDALACSIREVC
- a CDS encoding ATP-binding protein codes for the protein MAESIRELFFGGPSTRALVEVIAPRRTFEDVVLPPDTMGALNHALALVRKHDLIFREWGLGERHSAGLGLAFHFAGPPGTGKTICAEALAYALNRQLLVVRYAELESRWVGQTSKHVAAVFRAAERQDAVLFFDEADAIAGRRFAAAAAGSEREANTVVNVLLQELDRFGGVVIFATNLAAGIDPAFERRIRTHILFGLPGIEERARIWRAQLHPRKTPLADDVNFEALAEEFARSGGDIKNAVLKAAQLATIEPGPDAAKRIHQRHFEQGMREVIAAGEVMSQSLFEQPGGAAPSPMADLWERMSEGQDRLEGEMALLAERMEAQETGQRSALERIDAGRRELDERGREMLATFERGHRRAMRWAFGLGAAALVLAAAAFVLALVR
- a CDS encoding MmcQ/YjbR family DNA-binding protein; this translates as MPSGPLARLRRLCLALPEGHEVEAWGAPTFRVRNKLFAMYASARSHHGGGRPAVWCKAAPGNQALMVKVAPARFFVPPYVGPSGWIGVWLDGRVDWRELAGLLEDSYRLVAPRRLAARLRSPPSPRA
- the pgl gene encoding 6-phosphogluconolactonase, which gives rise to MSAVRVVRDAADLARTAAEHVAARAAEAIAARGRCNLVLAGGETPRAAYGLLASEAFAGRVDWGRVQFFWGDERCVPPDDPRSNYRTAREALLDRVRVPSENVHRIRGEDDPTGAAAAYDRLLRDMPGRFDLVLLGMGADGHTASLFPGHAAVRERVRLALAERMEPVDMWRVTLTPPAFNAARDVLFLVAGAGKAETLARVLEAPREPELLPAQSIAPAQGELTWLVDAQAAARLAQTARG
- the rpiA gene encoding ribose-5-phosphate isomerase RpiA → MAEPRGGDPGAGAPRSAESRAELQRQAAERAVELIEPGMVVGLGSGTTAAFAVRRIGALLRDGALRGVVGVATSALVAREARTLGIPLIGPDDRLAVDITIDGADEVDDNLDLIKGAGGALLREKIVAQASRREVIVVDASKLSPQLGTRARLPVEVVPFGWRAQVEFLDGLGARPVVRCGPGGAPYLTDEGNLVVDCAIGPIPRPAELAAALAVRAGVAAHGLFLGLATDVIAAGEDGVVHMTSASSSRT